One genomic segment of Pongo abelii isolate AG06213 chromosome 13, NHGRI_mPonAbe1-v2.0_pri, whole genome shotgun sequence includes these proteins:
- the LOC100459555 gene encoding olfactory receptor 1B1, whose product MMSCAPNASHSPVFLLLGFSRASISHTLLFFLFLAIYLTTILGNVTLVLLISWDSRLHSSMYYLLRGLSVIDMGLSTVTLPQLLAHLVSDYPTIPAARCLAQFFFFYAFGVTDTLVIAVMALDRYVAICDPLHYALVMNHQWCACLLALSWMVSVLHTMLHVGLVLPLCWTGDAGGNVNLPHFFCDHRPLLRASCSDIHSNELAIFFEGGFLMLGPCALIVLSYVRIGVTILRLPSAAGRRRAVSTCGSHLTMVGFLYGTIIWVYFQPPSQNSQYQDMVASVMYTAITPLANPFVYSLRNKDVKGALCRLLEWGKVDP is encoded by the coding sequence ATGATGAGCTGTGCCCCTAATGCTTCACACTCTCCGGTTTTTTTGCTCCTCGGGTTCTCGAGAGCTAGCATCTCCCAcactctcctcttcttcctgttcCTGGCTATTTACCTGACCACCATACTGGGGAATGTGACACTGGTGCTGCTCATCTCCTGGGACTCCAGACTGCACTCATCCATGTATTATCTGCTTCGTGGCCTCTCTGTGATAGACATGGGGCTATCCACAGTTACGCTGCCCCAGTTGCTGGCCCATTTGGTCTCTGATTACCCAACCATTCCTGCTGCCCGCTGCTTGGCTCAGTTCTTTTTCTTCTATGCATTTGGGGTTACAGATACACTTGTCATTGCTGTCATGGCTCTGGATCGCTATGTGGCCATCTGTGACCCCCTGCACTATGCTTTGGTAATGAATCACCAATGGTGTGCCTGCTTACTAGCCTTGAGCTGGATGGTGTCCGTACTGCACACCATGTTGCATGTGGGACTCGTCCTGCCTCTTTGCTGGACTGGGGATGCTGGGGGCAACGTTAACCTTCCTCACTTCTTTTGTGACCACCGGCCACTTCTGCGAGCCTCTTGTTCTGACATACATTCTAATGAGCTGGCCATATTCTTTGAGGGTGGCTTCCTTATGCTGGGCCCCTGTGCCCTCATTGTACTCTCTTATGTCCGAATTGGTGTCACTATTCTACGTTTGCCTTCAGCTGCTGGTCGCCGCCGAGCAGTCTCCACCTGTGGATCCCACCTCACCATGGTTGGTTTCCTCTACGGCACCATCATTTGGGTCTATTTCCAGCCTCCCTCCCAGAACTCTCAGTATCAGGACATGGTGGCTTCAGTAATGTATACTGCCATTACACCTTTGGCCAACCCATTTGTGTATAGCCTCCGCAATAAGGATGTCAAGGGTGCACTCTGCAGGCTGCTTGAATGGGGAAAGGTAGACCCCTGA